The following proteins come from a genomic window of Spea bombifrons isolate aSpeBom1 chromosome 10, aSpeBom1.2.pri, whole genome shotgun sequence:
- the TUT1 gene encoding speckle targeted PIP5K1A-regulated poly(A) polymerase, translating into MAAEQEGECFTLPNDVQFADRGGFRCLLCGVSIANRPSLCDHLRGRRHIRLCEEREKRQQQQEHSVYVSGFPRGTTEEQLKDLFQDISPVKGILMDKDHGFYAIVEFENKDGVNLCLTETVLKLGKKRLKVKRRNKKEFQRKERVCSEDLQPPDPEALCKELMQCTDVEDQIKCVTSLCSPSQYENHLRELLLSLLQETFTEFFPGCRLLPFGSSMNGFEISGCDLDLYLELGEHDGGEQGNVERESVHVERIEQIKASGQNKTDYKEEVENEDIGPGLSLKGLTSENVLELVQEILRRCVPGVHAVQRVPSVRCPVVRFQHKASGLRGDITLNNRLALRNSTFLRLCSHLDPRVRWLVYAVRYWAKVHQLAGNPLGGGPRLNNYALTLLIIFFLQTRSPPVIPTLSKLREEAVNEAPQVIDDWDCSFPSDPNKVQASTNQQSLCCLLLEFFSFICALDLTSVILCPRNGLILPLPLSPPPSWLKGFRLGFLNLQDPFELSHNVCANISSRTGRCFLKQCALAAQACSTSFYLKRSMSRPWGIALILIPPSPADEMKPRVGSKIMIPLGEVQLEDVCAAVRKVLVDVLLCTCDTCDKCKATLDDKWRKGNLSGKDIAVSTEDEQTMPCTVSFNAEQEDSEDTKENIERTRNGTLENKQKRKEIYNGGVKKRLKTEESCEDPSVNQETCNKLHTESVHLLRVCVWHRVWEGRRKERRHLQVGSLKGAALETAVSCALFSGKGEVKGEEPLIRVIVKARLTTEGQIQLSLTPDSDPHGLSISFFQFLGGFLPRIIKEFLIN; encoded by the exons ATGGCGGCCGAGCAGGAAGGAGAGTGTTTTACGCTTCCTAACGATGTGCAGTTCGCAGATCGGGGCGGTTTCAGATGCCTACTCTGTGGGGTCAGCATCGCGAATC GTCCCAGCCTTTGTGACCACTTGCGTGGCCGACGACACATTCGGCTATGTGAGGAAAGAGAGAAGCGCCAACAGCAACAGGAGCATAGCGTGTATGTTAGTGGCTTTCCTCGTGGCACTACAGAGGAGCAGCTAAAGGATCTGTTCCAGGACATCTCTCCAGTCAAGGGTATTTTGATGGACAAAGATCAT GGTTTTTATGCCATTGTGGAATTTGAGAACAAGGATGGAGTGAACCTGTGCTTGACAGAGACTGTGCTCAAACTAGGGAAGAAGCGCCTGAAAGTTAAACGACGCAATAAAAAAGAGTTCCAAAGGAAGGAAAGAGTTTGTTCTGAAGACCTGCAGCCCCCTGATCCTGAAGCACTGTGTAAGGAACTGATGCAATGCACTGAT GTGGAGGATCAAATCAAGTGTGTGACTTCCCTTTGTTCCCCCTCTCAATACGAGAATCATCTGCGAGAGCTTCTTCTATCTCTGCTGCAAGAAACATTTACAGAGTTCTTTCCAG GGTGCCGGCTGCTCCCGTTTGGGTCCTCTATGAATGGTTTTGAAATCAGTGGTTGTGACTTGGATTTGTACTTAGAACTGGGAGAGCATGATGGTGGTGAGCAAGGAAATGTGGAAAGAGAAAGTGTACATGTTGAAAGGATAGAGCAAATTAAAGCATCGGGACAAAATAAAACTGACTACAAAGAAGAGGTTGAAAATGAG GATATTGGTCCTGGCCTGTCCTTGAAGGGGCTTACCTCTGAAAACGTCTTAGAGTTGGTACAGGAAATCCTTCGACGCTGTGTCCCTGGAGTACATGCGGTTCAGAGGGTCCCTTCTGTTCGATGCCCTGTTGTACGCTTCCAGCACAAGGCATCTGGGCTAAGAGGCGATATTACACTCAATAATCGGTTGGCTCTGCGGAACTCCACCTTTTTACGTCTCTGTTCTCACCTGGACCCTCGAGTTCGTTGGCTTGTGTACGCCGTACGGTACTGGGCAAAGGTGCACCAACTTGCAG GTAACCCGTTGGGAGGTGGGCCTCGGCTGAACAATTATGCTCTGACGCtgcttattattttctttctgcaAACAAGGAGCCCCCCAGTAATTCCCACCCTGAGCAAGTTGAGAGAAGAGGCTG TAAATGAAGCTCCTCAGGTGATTGATGACTGGGATTGCAGCTTCCCTTCTGACCCAAACAAAGTTCAAGCCAGTACCAACCAACAAAGTTTAT GTTGTCTTCTGTTGGAGTTTTTCTCTTTCATCTGTGCTCTGGACCTGACCTCCGTTATCCTCTGCCCCAGGAATGGCTTAATCTTGCCTCTTCCGTTGTCTCCTCCTCCTTCCTGGTTAAAAGGTTTCCGTTTAGGATTTCTGAATTTACAAGACCCTTTCGAACTGAGTCACAATGTGTGTGCTAATATCAGCTCACGCACAGGTCGCTGCTTCTTAAAACAGTGTGCATTAGCGGCTCAGGCCTGCAGCACCTCTTTCTACCTTAAGCGTTCTATGTCCCGCCCATGGGGCATTGCTTTAATTCTCATTCCTCCATCCCCAGCAGATGAGATGAAACCAAGGGTTGGGTCTAAGATTATGATACCATTAGGTGAAGTTCAACTTGAGGATGTGTGTGCAGCTGTAAGAAAGGTTCTTGTAGATGTTTTGCTGTGCACATGTGATACGTGTGATAAATGCAAAGCCACACTAGACGATAAATGGAGGAAAGGAAATCTGTCAGGAAAAGATATAGCCGTTTCAACAGAGGATGAGCAGACCATGCCATGCACGGTGTCATTCAATGCAGAGCAAGAGGATTCTGAagacacaaaagaaaatattgagaGAACAAGAAATGGAACacttgaaaacaaacaaaaaagaaaagaaatctaCAATGGTGGGGTCAAAAAGAGACTGAAAACAGAGGAATCCTGTGAAGACCCTAGTGTAAACCAAGAAACATGCAATAAGTTACATACAGAGTCTGTACATCTGttaagggtgtgtgtgtggcatcGGGTTTGGGAGGGACGGCGCAAAGAGAGGAGACATCTCCAGGTAGGGTCGCTGAAGGGTGCAGCACTTGAGACTGCAGTTTCTTGTGCATTGTTTTCAGGAAAAGGTGAAGTTAAGGGAGAGGAGCCGCTGATTAGAGTGATAGTGAAGGCTCGGTTAACAACTGAGGGCCAAATTCAGTTATCTCTAACTCCTGATAGTGACCCTCATGGCCTTAGCATAtcgttttttcaatttttaggGGGATTTCTTCCACGTATAATAAAAGAATTCTTGATAAACTGA